A region of the Thermodesulfobacteriota bacterium genome:
CCTTCGGCCTGCTGGAGGATTCGGGATACCTGCCCCGTCTGTCGGTGCTTCTTGATCAGGCCCTCCAGAAGATCGGTCTCAATGGCAAGGGCGTGGTCCCCCTTGCCCTCGGCTTTTCCTGCGTCACCTCGGCCATTCTCACCACCAGGATGCTGGGCAGCGAAAAAGAGAAGAACATCGCCGCCTTTCTCCTCTTTCTTGGCTTTCCCTGTGCGCCCCTCATCGCGGTCATGTTTGTGATCCTCGGCAACATGCCAGCGTCCGCGACCTTCACCGTCTTCGGGCTCATCGCGGTCCAGATTCTGGGCGTAGGCCTTCTGGCCAACCGGATTGTTCCGGGTCGCAAGACCCCCTTGCTCATGGCCATGCCCCCCTTGCGGCCACCGCGACCGGGTCCGATTCTCCGGCGAGCCGTTCGCAGAACCTGCGCCTTCCTGCAGGAGGCGGTGCCGGTCTTCATGCTGGCCTCGTTCGGCATCTTCCTCTTCGATTGGACCGGCGGCCTTGCCACGCTGGAGCACCTCGCCGCGCCGTTTCTCGGTCAGCTTCTGGGGCTGCCGGAGACGAGCGTGCAGGTGTTTGTCAAGACCATGATCCGCCGGGAGAGCGGTGCCGCGGAGCTCGCCCACCTGAGCGCCAGCTACGACAACCTGCAGCTGGTGGTCCATCTTCTGGTGATGACTCTCATCGCCCCGTGCATCAACGCCTCCATCGTTCTGTTCAAGGAGCGGGGGACCAGGGCCGCCGTGGTGATCATGGGGGCCGTAACCGTTTATGCCCTTCTCGCCGGCAGTGTCGTGAGCCACGCCTGCCGCTTCCTGGGCATCACCTTTTCCTGAGAGCCAATCGAAGCATGGACGACGAGAAGCGGGACGAGATCCTGGAGGCCATCCTCCGAGCCAATGAGAAGAGGCTCTACTCCCTGGAGGCCATCCGGCGGGATTGCGCGACGGCCGTGACCGAGGCCGACTTTCTGCAGCTGGAGTGCGAGGGACTCATCGCCACGCACGGTGGGCAAGTGACCCTCAGCAGCCGGGGGCAAGGCGTGGCCAACGGTGTCATGCGGCGCCATCGTCTGGCCGAGGTCCTGTTGTCGAGCATTCTGCAGCTGAAGAATTCCGAGCTGGAGGAGGTGGCCTGCCGGGCCGAGCATTACCTGCTGCCGGAGGTGGAGGAGGCCATCTGCACCCTGCTTGGGCATCCGGAGGTCTGTCCGGACGGTCGCCCCATCCCCCGGGGCCGGTGCTGCCAGAGCGGCTTCCGGTTGCGGGAAGGGCTTGTGGTGAGCTTGGCCGATCTCCGCACGGGCGAGGCGGGCAGGATCTTCTATCTGAAGCCCAGTGCCGACTGGACCGTGCATCAGATTGTAGCCCTCGGCCTGCAGCCCGGCGTGACGGTCACCGTGCTGCAGACCTCGCCGGCCTTCTGTGTTGCCTACGAGCACACCGAGATCGCCATGGACCGCGAGATCGCTGCCCACATTTTCGTCTGGCGCACCTTCCAGGCCGGCTAGCTGCGTCCTCCATGCCGGCCATCGCGGCAGACGATCGCCCGGTCAAGGCAGGCCTGGGGCCGAAGAGGAGCGGCTGCACCCGAGCAGGCAGCTCAGTTGGGAGGAGGTGGTGGCGGCTCCGGCAGCGCTGGCGGTCCGCTGGGGGGGATGATCGGCTCCGGCACCACCTCTGGCAGGGTGAGGACGGGCGGGGCCGTGGAATTGAAGGTGTCGCCCAGGCCCGAGGGGCCGGACTCCACCGGGGGAGCCGGGCCGCCGAGGCTGCCGGTCACCACGCCGCTGCGGCCGGTGGTGGCCTCGCCTCCCTGGGCTTCCTGGCCGCTGGGGGTCAGCTCGGTTCCGGAAAGAAGATTCTGGATGTCCCCGATGCTGAACTGGATGGGCGGGGAAGGGGCAGCGCCGGCGGACGGCACCGTGAGGCCGAAGCCGGCCATGGTGAGGTCAGTCGTTCCCTGGGCGTTCTCGGCGTAGATGCCCCGCTCGGCACCCCGGAGGCCCCCCAGGAAGACCAGGGTCAGGGACTGCTGCCCGCCTTCCAGGACACCGGCCAGGTAACAGCCGCGGATGCCGATGGTAGCAGCCGGGGTCTTCACCTTCACCTGTTCCGGATTGGCGCGGGAGATGGCGCCGGTGACCATGCGGAAGGTGCCCCGGGCGAGATCTGCCGCAAAGGCGCCCGCCGAGGTCTCCTGGTCGAAGACGAACTGGTCGATGGTGACGCTGCTCTCCGGCCCGAGGCTCAGAATGGTCTCGTCCAGGAAGAAGAGCTGGAGCCGGCTGGCTGGTCCGGTCCGGATGGTATCGTTGGCGTGGATCGGGGCCTTGATCGCCAAGGCGCGGGTATCGCCTGCCGCGGACAGGGCTTCCGCCTGGCCCTGGAGGATCGCCACCCGGCCCACGGGGGCGGTGGCGGCCAGGGCCCAGCCGGGCAGGCCCAGGGCGAAGACCAGCAGGATCAACCCGGGAAGACAGGACGTTCTGGGCATCTTAGAACCTCTTGGTGATCATGCAGGTGGTCTGCTGCCGGAGGTAGTCGTGCTCGTCGAGGTTGGAGCGGTTCCGGGTGGCCACATAGGACAGCCCCAGGTCCAGGTCCCACCAGGGCAGCGGTGCAACCAGGCTGAGCGTGGCTCGTATCCGGGTGTCGTTCCGTGGCCGGCCATGGATGGGATCGGGGTCGTCAAAGCCCAGGTACTGGTTTTCGAGCTGAACGAGGCCCTTCAACCGCTCATGGAGATCAGCAAACACGGAGACCCCCCAGAGCGGGCCGTCGTTCTCCTCGAACCCTGCCTCGGTATTCTCCCAGGTGTATCCCAGCTGGCATTGCAGCCAGTAGCGCATCTGCGGGTCGATGTAGCGCGGCAGCAGCTCCAGGGCCGCGTAGGAGCCATCCAGGTTGGGGTTGGTGTCGTAGTCCCGGCTCTGCAGGGTGAGGCGGCTGCCCAGGCTGACCTCCGAGCTTGGTCCCCAGGCGGCGCTGGGGGCGAGGCCGTAGTACTCGGCATAGGCATCGGAGCCGAATTCGATGAGGTCCGCGGTTACCGGCAGCTCCAGGCCCCAGGCCCCCTGGCCATAGGTCGGCCCGGTGGCCAGGGAGGCAGCCGCCAGGTTGAATTCCGATTTGCGGAAATAGGCGATGCTCCGGTAGGCCAGCCGGTTGACCCAGGCAAAGCCGGTATCCTGGTCCGGGCTCCAACGGTGCCGGCCCTGCAGGCTGATCAGGGTGCCCGCATCCTCCTCTTCGGTGCTGGCCGGCCCCAGGGTGATGGGGCCGAAGACGGTGTCGATGATGCCGTCCGCCGGGCCGACATTGGCGTTGGTGTCGTAGATGAGCCCCAGGCTCACCGCGATGTCGAGCCGGTGGCTGGCGGTGCGCTTGCCGATCTCCGCCAGGTAGCGGTGGGTGGCCGAGAGGATCGGCTCCTCGGGATGGGCGGCCAGGACCTGCGCAAGCTCGGTCTTGGCCATGGCGTAGGACTGCAGCTCGAAATACGCCCGGCCCAGCTCGAAGCGGGCGGCCACCAGATGGGGATCGACCATGAGCACCCGTTCGTAGGCGGCAGCGGCGTTCTCGTACAGGCCGATCTCCATGGCCGCCCGGCCCAGCTCGTAGTTGAGCTGCGGGTTGGCCGGGTCGGCGAATACCGCCTGCCAGGCGCGGGCGTAAGTCTGGTGGGGCGTCAGCCCGGCCGGAACGGCTGCCGGCTCGGGGGTAGGGGCGGCCCGGCCGGTGCCGGGCACCAGCGTGCAGCCGATGGCCACGGCCAGGGAGACACCGGCCAGAGTCGCCGATCGCCTCGTCGTCATCTGTGTCACCTCTCAAGCCCAGGGAAGATGTGCCGTTTTCAGAAGCGGGGAAGGCCCCGGGCCATGATCACCGCCAGCTGGCAGCTGGCTCTGCCGGCCGGCAGCACCACCGCGCACTGGCCGTCCCGGCCCAGGCGATGAGCGCGGCCGCTGTCCAGGTCGACGAGGACGCTGCCGAGGCCCCTCGGCAGCGTCTGGCCGCCGGTCCATTGCAGGAGATAGGTGGTGGCGCTGGGCCGGGCCGGGGCGTGCAGGGACAGCCGGAACACGGTGGCGGCTCTTCTTGCGGGGCGGACGTCCACGGCGTACAGGCCAGGCCGCTCGGGCCAGTCCTGATGATCGACCACCAGGCGCGGCGCCTGGGTGGAGACCGGCGGCGGCGCCAGGCAGTCCAGGACGTCCGGCCCGCTCCTGGCCTCCGCCGCCAGGCCCAGGAACAGGGTGCGGTCCACCAGGCTTGTGCCCTGCTCCCGGAGCGAAAAGGCCAGGCCGACCTTGCCCTGCCCCGGTGCGGCCCCCCCACGGAAGGCCGCAGGGGCGGCGGCGACCGGGGCGCCGGCCACCGCCAGGGGCGGAAAGAGAAGGGCCACCGGCTCGGTGCCCATGTTGCGCACCCAGTAGGCCTCCCAGGGCTTGACCACCCCGGTGTCGGTGTCCACCGCAAAATAGCCCTGGTCGTAGCCCCAGGCATTGTGCTCCACCCAGACGTTGGCCGGGTCGTCGACGAGGTAGTCCACCGGCCCCTCGCCATCGTCCACCCGGACCTTCACCCCCTGCCAGGGCCCCTGCAGGATGAAGGGATAGCCGACCACATTCCAGCCCGGCGCCAGCGGCACCGCAAACGGCACGTCCGCCGGGATCGGCTGGCCGGTGGCGGCGGTCTGCCGGTCGGCGGCGGTGATGAGCCAGTAGCCGTTGCCCGGAGCCGCGGCCGGCAAGGCCGGATACTCGGTGTAGGCGCCGGCAGGGTTGTCGTAGGTGAACAGCCGCAGCGCGGCAGGGTCGTAAGGAGCGGCGCCGCCAAAGACCGCCAGGGGATCCGGCTGGTCAGGAGCCAGCGCCGGCAGGGCTGCCAGGTGGTAGTCCGCGACGTCCACCGTGCCGTTTTTGTCCACGTCCGCCACCCAGGTGTGGCTGACCGCGCTGGGGGTGACGGACACCTGGGTGGTCACTGTGTCGCTGTTCGTGAGCTGAGGATCGGTGCGGGAGGTGGCGGTGAGGGTCAGGGCATCGGTGGCTCCCGGCGCTGCAGCCTCCGGAATGGCCAGCGTCACCTCCACGGTGGTGGACTCCAGGCCGGGGATGGTCACCACCGTGCCGGCGGGCAGGCTGACCGGCCAGCCGCCGGCCGAGGTGACGCTGAGATCAAAGGAGTCCTCGGCCGCAAGAAAGCTCTGGAGCACGAAGCTGTAGGTCATCTCCTGGCCCGGATCACCG
Encoded here:
- a CDS encoding tetratricopeptide repeat protein, with the protein product MTTRRSATLAGVSLAVAIGCTLVPGTGRAAPTPEPAAVPAGLTPHQTYARAWQAVFADPANPQLNYELGRAAMEIGLYENAAAAYERVLMVDPHLVAARFELGRAYFELQSYAMAKTELAQVLAAHPEEPILSATHRYLAEIGKRTASHRLDIAVSLGLIYDTNANVGPADGIIDTVFGPITLGPASTEEEDAGTLISLQGRHRWSPDQDTGFAWVNRLAYRSIAYFRKSEFNLAAASLATGPTYGQGAWGLELPVTADLIEFGSDAYAEYYGLAPSAAWGPSSEVSLGSRLTLQSRDYDTNPNLDGSYAALELLPRYIDPQMRYWLQCQLGYTWENTEAGFEENDGPLWGVSVFADLHERLKGLVQLENQYLGFDDPDPIHGRPRNDTRIRATLSLVAPLPWWDLDLGLSYVATRNRSNLDEHDYLRQQTTCMITKRF
- a CDS encoding metal-dependent transcriptional regulator; this encodes MDDEKRDEILEAILRANEKRLYSLEAIRRDCATAVTEADFLQLECEGLIATHGGQVTLSSRGQGVANGVMRRHRLAEVLLSSILQLKNSELEEVACRAEHYLLPEVEEAICTLLGHPEVCPDGRPIPRGRCCQSGFRLREGLVVSLADLRTGEAGRIFYLKPSADWTVHQIVALGLQPGVTVTVLQTSPAFCVAYEHTEIAMDREIAAHIFVWRTFQAG
- a CDS encoding FecR domain-containing protein, with the protein product MPRTSCLPGLILLVFALGLPGWALAATAPVGRVAILQGQAEALSAAGDTRALAIKAPIHANDTIRTGPASRLQLFFLDETILSLGPESSVTIDQFVFDQETSAGAFAADLARGTFRMVTGAISRANPEQVKVKTPAATIGIRGCYLAGVLEGGQQSLTLVFLGGLRGAERGIYAENAQGTTDLTMAGFGLTVPSAGAAPSPPIQFSIGDIQNLLSGTELTPSGQEAQGGEATTGRSGVVTGSLGGPAPPVESGPSGLGDTFNSTAPPVLTLPEVVPEPIIPPSGPPALPEPPPPPPN